Proteins encoded by one window of Enterococcus faecalis:
- a CDS encoding helix-turn-helix domain-containing protein gives MLTFNEQRLLEQLLKEEEFQTFDALASHLGLSVRTVRNLLNKLEPTFQQNHLRLSKKYGVGIKLISEKQSFREISENIHTSIVVRREVLKLMLLFYYRKKVSINQLSQVFFLTKSSVLADLKIVEKELAVYNLKIVRSHQGTELLGHRKDIKSAIIDSVHLVGTAFIFENRAYLSKNQFYCQKILVSEFKNVILSGIRLISIKYSYSFNEDFIQTLVIQLMVDILLFGKQMNEKQSKDGSDPATDFQLYLEQTLGFTFSNQYNPNRIGEYLAACEYRKPQKSSPLHEIAKQVLTSYQDLQQVRMDTSNLIDKIADNIGQIKQRNHYRMSVFHPLLNDLQLNFGKEFIALRFCFLAIEKRVGYVSDDELCFLLVTILNTPQRYKPQLTARLASNGSSEYRQFIKRELQRNLSDVQVFLNEEVSIADWQFIFSKNKQLKKLADDNIKFDVFNKSHLAIVKNETALYKRFKVERGCSIPSIFETISMSNKLSKAKVVEKITERLIEEEVTDFATIEDAFNRDQHQPLIWRKMECAILFMIDPRQLQSQIREFSWSALINWCENNQNNQVRKVVIIVAGKIEEIDFYEIFRRFVSNG, from the coding sequence ATGTTAACATTTAATGAACAAAGACTATTAGAACAATTGTTGAAGGAAGAGGAGTTTCAAACATTTGATGCACTAGCTAGTCACTTAGGCCTATCAGTTCGAACGGTTCGTAATTTATTGAATAAATTAGAACCGACTTTTCAGCAGAATCACCTTCGGCTGTCTAAAAAGTATGGGGTTGGTATTAAATTAATTTCAGAAAAACAGTCATTTAGAGAAATATCAGAAAATATTCATACATCCATTGTCGTACGTCGTGAAGTTTTGAAGTTAATGTTGTTATTTTATTATCGAAAAAAAGTTTCAATTAATCAATTAAGCCAAGTGTTTTTCCTAACAAAAAGTTCAGTATTAGCTGATTTAAAAATTGTTGAGAAGGAACTGGCTGTCTATAATTTGAAAATTGTAAGGAGTCATCAAGGGACTGAATTATTGGGACATCGAAAAGATATAAAATCAGCAATTATTGATTCGGTGCACTTAGTTGGTACGGCATTTATTTTTGAAAACCGTGCCTATCTGTCGAAAAATCAATTTTATTGCCAAAAAATTTTAGTGAGTGAGTTTAAGAATGTTATATTATCAGGAATTCGTTTAATATCGATAAAATATTCCTATTCTTTTAATGAGGATTTTATACAAACTTTAGTCATCCAATTAATGGTAGACATTTTATTATTTGGTAAACAGATGAATGAAAAACAATCAAAAGATGGTTCTGATCCGGCGACAGACTTTCAATTGTATCTAGAACAGACATTAGGATTTACTTTTTCTAATCAATATAATCCAAATCGAATTGGCGAATATCTAGCTGCGTGTGAATATAGAAAACCACAAAAATCATCGCCGTTACATGAAATTGCCAAGCAAGTGCTGACTAGTTATCAAGATTTACAACAGGTTAGAATGGATACTTCAAATTTAATCGATAAAATTGCAGATAACATTGGACAAATTAAACAACGAAACCACTATAGAATGAGTGTTTTTCATCCGTTATTGAATGATTTACAACTGAATTTTGGTAAAGAATTTATTGCTTTGCGGTTTTGCTTTTTAGCAATTGAAAAAAGAGTCGGTTATGTAAGTGATGATGAGCTATGTTTTCTGCTAGTTACTATTTTAAATACACCACAAAGGTATAAGCCTCAGTTAACTGCTCGTCTAGCTAGTAATGGAAGTTCGGAATATCGCCAGTTTATCAAAAGAGAACTACAACGAAATTTGTCAGATGTTCAGGTATTTTTAAATGAGGAAGTGAGTATAGCAGATTGGCAGTTTATTTTTTCAAAAAATAAGCAATTAAAAAAATTAGCAGACGATAATATAAAGTTTGATGTATTCAATAAAAGCCATTTAGCAATTGTTAAAAATGAAACCGCTTTATATAAACGATTTAAAGTAGAACGAGGTTGTAGTATACCATCTATTTTTGAAACAATTTCTATGTCCAATAAATTAAGTAAGGCAAAGGTCGTTGAGAAAATCACAGAACGACTGATTGAAGAAGAAGTTACTGACTTTGCTACCATTGAAGATGCTTTTAACAGAGACCAGCATCAACCTCTTATATGGCGAAAAATGGAATGTGCGATTTTATTTATGATAGATCCAAGACAATTACAGTCACAAATACGAGAATTCAGCTGGTCTGCATTAATCAATTGGTGTGAGAACAATCAAAATAATCAGGTGCGAAAAGTAGTTATTATTGTTGCTGGAAAAATAGAAGAAATTGATTTTTACGAAATTTTTAGAAGATTTGTGTCAAATGGATAA
- a CDS encoding MurR/RpiR family transcriptional regulator codes for MSTEGLIALLEKKRNHLSKIENQVLDYILTHMTEISSQTIYEVAQALFVSTATISRTAKHLGYRGFQELKYAIVQSVQSESTESDSRSFQAITQQLIANVQDSFQQMDEAKVAEMLKMIERANTIEVFGVGGSFPICTDFARKLTFLGKKAYARSDWDEQAAAVKNLDGQDLAIFVSYTGETKGILAYARVAQEQQVPMISLISTKGSTLEKLSTTTLFAKGTTRYHQRVDLSSRIAVICLFDTVLLMYAEAKQPR; via the coding sequence ATGTCGACTGAGGGATTAATCGCTTTGTTAGAAAAGAAACGAAATCATTTAAGTAAAATTGAAAATCAAGTACTGGATTATATTTTGACGCATATGACGGAAATTAGTTCACAAACCATTTATGAGGTGGCGCAGGCGTTGTTTGTCTCAACAGCCACTATTTCTCGGACAGCAAAACACTTAGGTTATCGAGGCTTCCAAGAATTAAAATACGCAATCGTCCAATCGGTGCAGAGCGAGAGCACAGAAAGCGATAGTCGTAGTTTTCAAGCTATTACGCAACAGTTGATTGCCAATGTGCAAGATAGTTTTCAACAAATGGATGAAGCCAAAGTCGCGGAAATGCTTAAAATGATTGAGCGTGCGAATACGATTGAAGTGTTCGGTGTTGGTGGCAGTTTTCCTATTTGTACTGATTTTGCACGAAAGCTAACATTTTTAGGAAAAAAAGCCTATGCACGATCTGATTGGGATGAACAAGCGGCAGCAGTTAAGAATCTGGACGGACAGGATTTAGCCATTTTTGTCAGTTATACAGGAGAAACTAAAGGGATTTTAGCGTATGCACGTGTAGCGCAGGAACAGCAAGTGCCGATGATTAGTTTGATTTCGACTAAAGGAAGCACCTTGGAAAAATTGTCGACGACGACGTTATTTGCCAAAGGGACGACACGTTATCATCAGCGCGTAGATTTAAGTTCAAGAATTGCTGTCATTTGTTTGTTCGATACGGTTTTATTAATGTATGCAGAGGCAAAGCAGCCGCGGTAA
- a CDS encoding DUF956 family protein has translation MVQSLNTKVDLVIDATAFTGLTDYGQIMIGDRGFEFYHAKDPRKFIQIPWEEVDYVLASVMFKGKWIPRYAIQTKKNGTYTFASKEPKRVLRAIREYVDPDHMVQSLSFFDVIKRGILSIGKKKK, from the coding sequence ATGGTACAATCATTAAACACAAAAGTTGATTTAGTTATAGATGCGACGGCATTTACAGGATTAACAGATTATGGACAAATTATGATAGGTGACCGCGGGTTTGAATTTTACCATGCCAAAGATCCACGTAAGTTTATCCAAATTCCGTGGGAAGAAGTCGATTACGTGTTGGCTTCAGTAATGTTCAAAGGAAAATGGATTCCTCGTTATGCGATTCAAACCAAGAAAAATGGGACGTATACGTTTGCTTCAAAAGAGCCGAAGCGAGTATTACGAGCTATTCGTGAATATGTTGACCCAGATCATATGGTCCAATCTTTGAGTTTCTTTGATGTCATAAAAAGAGGGATTCTCTCGATTGGGAAAAAGAAAAAATAA
- a CDS encoding PTS sugar transporter subunit IIC: protein MEKIVQFVNEKISPPLMKVGENRYMIAVKNGMILTVPFTIIGSIFMILAQFPLTSYQNFIEPYKNVLMVPTSVTFGIIGLIAVVGISYSLSQFYKIDTIRNVLMSLVCYLLVQSSMGEDGSYSINTGNFGTLGVFSAIIISFVVVEIYRFCMNKQLAIKMPSSVPPAIAKSFNILIPLLISLTVFWVIRVLLGFDINASLNMLFSPLVQGLSTLPGILVFMLLRSLLWCVGIHGGAVLSVADPIFLTMLGANTDALAAGEPLPYITAAGFVNFIFIGGGGATLMLVIFMIFSKDQGLRTLGKLSLPASIFEINEPIVFGVPMVLNPVLMIPYTLCNTLLALIAYLLMYFDVIGRPVVAVPWTTPPILMQYLTSGGDWRAAVYGVFALLVSGAIYYPFFKMLEKQRLDITIQETAENEENLEGETVRESNESVY, encoded by the coding sequence ATGGAAAAAATCGTTCAATTTGTAAATGAAAAAATATCACCACCACTCATGAAAGTTGGAGAGAATCGTTATATGATAGCTGTTAAAAACGGCATGATTTTAACTGTTCCTTTTACTATTATTGGTTCAATTTTTATGATTTTAGCCCAGTTTCCGCTGACAAGTTATCAGAATTTTATTGAACCTTACAAGAATGTATTAATGGTGCCAACTTCTGTAACTTTTGGGATTATTGGTTTAATAGCAGTAGTTGGGATTAGTTATAGTTTATCTCAGTTTTACAAAATTGATACTATTCGGAATGTTTTAATGTCGTTAGTTTGTTATTTATTAGTACAATCTTCCATGGGAGAAGATGGGTCATATAGCATTAACACTGGAAATTTTGGTACTTTAGGTGTTTTTTCAGCAATTATTATTTCGTTTGTAGTTGTTGAAATTTATCGATTTTGTATGAACAAACAGTTAGCTATTAAAATGCCGAGTAGTGTACCTCCAGCAATAGCTAAATCTTTTAACATTTTAATTCCGTTACTAATTTCATTAACAGTATTTTGGGTTATTCGTGTGCTGTTAGGCTTTGATATCAACGCAAGTTTGAATATGCTCTTTAGCCCTCTAGTTCAAGGTTTAAGCACTCTTCCCGGAATTCTTGTTTTTATGCTTTTACGGTCGCTACTATGGTGTGTAGGGATTCATGGAGGGGCTGTGTTATCTGTTGCAGATCCAATTTTTTTAACTATGTTAGGTGCAAATACGGATGCCTTAGCTGCTGGTGAGCCATTACCGTATATTACCGCTGCGGGTTTTGTTAACTTTATTTTTATTGGTGGCGGTGGCGCAACGCTTATGCTAGTTATTTTTATGATTTTTTCAAAGGATCAAGGATTGCGTACTTTGGGAAAGCTTTCTCTGCCAGCAAGTATTTTTGAAATCAATGAACCAATTGTTTTTGGCGTACCAATGGTATTAAATCCTGTCTTGATGATTCCTTACACACTTTGTAATACATTGCTTGCTTTAATTGCATATCTGTTAATGTATTTTGATGTGATTGGACGGCCAGTTGTCGCTGTTCCATGGACTACACCACCAATTCTTATGCAATATTTAACTTCGGGTGGAGATTGGCGTGCAGCAGTGTATGGTGTATTTGCTTTGTTAGTAAGCGGGGCAATTTATTACCCATTTTTCAAAATGCTAGAGAAACAGCGGTTAGATATCACCATACAAGAAACAGCAGAAAATGAAGAGAATTTGGAAGGAGAAACTGTCCGTGAATCAAATGAATCAGTTTATTAA
- a CDS encoding PTS system mannose/fructose/sorbose family transporter subunit IID, whose translation MAEKIQLTKKDRLAVAWRSTFIQGSWNYERMQNGGWAFSMIPAIKKLYKTKEERSAALKRHLEFFNTHPYIASPILGVTLALEEERANGAPVDDVAIQGVKVGMMGPLAGVGDPVFWFTVRPMLGALGASLAMGGNILGPILFFVAWNLIRWSFMWYTQEFGYKAGSKITDDLSGGLLQDITKGASILGMFVLAALVQRWVSIKFLPIVSQVKLDKGAYIEWDKLPAGGEGMHKAFEQVNQGLALSPTKVTTLQDNLDQLIPGLAPLLLTFLCMWLLKKKVSPIVIILGLFVVGVVGHLIGLL comes from the coding sequence ATGGCAGAAAAAATTCAATTAACTAAAAAAGATCGTTTAGCTGTAGCTTGGCGTTCAACATTTATCCAAGGTTCTTGGAACTATGAACGTATGCAAAACGGCGGCTGGGCATTCTCAATGATTCCAGCAATCAAAAAATTATATAAAACGAAAGAAGAACGTTCAGCGGCGTTAAAACGTCACTTAGAGTTCTTTAATACACACCCATACATTGCCTCACCAATTCTTGGTGTAACATTAGCTTTGGAAGAAGAACGTGCCAATGGCGCACCAGTTGATGACGTAGCGATTCAAGGGGTTAAAGTTGGGATGATGGGTCCTTTAGCCGGTGTCGGTGACCCAGTTTTCTGGTTTACTGTTCGTCCAATGTTAGGCGCTTTAGGTGCTTCCTTAGCAATGGGTGGTAACATCTTAGGCCCAATCTTATTCTTCGTTGCTTGGAACTTAATTCGTTGGTCATTCATGTGGTATACACAAGAGTTTGGTTACAAAGCAGGTTCTAAAATTACTGATGACCTTTCAGGTGGTTTACTACAAGATATTACAAAAGGTGCTTCTATTTTAGGGATGTTCGTACTGGCCGCATTGGTTCAACGTTGGGTATCGATTAAGTTCTTACCAATTGTTTCACAAGTTAAGTTAGACAAAGGTGCTTATATCGAGTGGGATAAACTTCCTGCTGGCGGTGAAGGAATGCATAAAGCCTTTGAACAAGTGAACCAAGGCTTGGCGCTTTCACCAACGAAAGTTACTACTTTACAAGATAACTTAGATCAATTGATTCCAGGTCTAGCACCATTACTACTTACATTCTTATGTATGTGGTTATTGAAGAAAAAAGTTAGCCCAATCGTTATCATTCTTGGTTTATTCGTAGTCGGCGTAGTCGGCCACTTAATCGGCTTATTATAA
- a CDS encoding PTS mannose/fructose/sorbose transporter subunit IIC, which translates to MSVISIILVLLVAFLAGMEGILDEFQFHQPLVACTLIGLVTGNLEAGIVLGGTLQMIALGWANIGAAVAPDAALASVASAIILVLGGQGVKGVPSAIAIAVPLAVAGLFLTMIVRTVAVPIVHMMDAAAEKGNIKQVEMLHIFAVCLQGIRIAIPAGALLFIPADTVRNFLESMPAWLTDGMAIGGGMVVAVGYALVINMMATKEVWPFFIIGFVVAAISQLTLIALGALGVALALIYLNLSKMGGSSNSNGGGNSGDPLGDILNDY; encoded by the coding sequence ATGTCTGTTATATCAATTATTTTAGTTTTACTCGTTGCCTTTCTAGCTGGTATGGAAGGGATTTTGGATGAGTTCCAATTCCACCAACCGTTAGTAGCATGTACATTAATCGGATTAGTTACTGGTAATTTAGAAGCCGGAATTGTTTTAGGTGGTACTTTACAAATGATCGCGTTAGGTTGGGCGAACATCGGGGCTGCCGTTGCACCGGATGCCGCTTTAGCATCTGTTGCCTCAGCAATTATTTTAGTTTTAGGTGGCCAAGGTGTTAAAGGTGTTCCTTCAGCGATTGCCATCGCAGTTCCTTTAGCGGTTGCAGGTTTGTTCTTAACAATGATCGTTCGGACAGTTGCGGTTCCAATCGTTCACATGATGGATGCGGCTGCTGAAAAAGGCAACATTAAACAAGTTGAAATGTTACACATTTTCGCTGTATGTTTACAAGGTATTCGTATTGCGATTCCAGCAGGTGCGTTACTATTCATTCCTGCTGACACTGTTCGTAATTTCTTAGAATCAATGCCAGCTTGGTTAACTGATGGTATGGCTATCGGTGGTGGTATGGTCGTTGCCGTAGGTTATGCATTAGTAATCAACATGATGGCAACAAAAGAAGTATGGCCATTCTTCATTATCGGTTTCGTAGTCGCAGCGATTTCTCAATTAACATTAATCGCATTAGGTGCTTTAGGTGTCGCTTTAGCTCTTATTTACTTGAACTTATCTAAAATGGGCGGTTCTTCTAACTCAAATGGCGGAGGCAACTCTGGCGACCCATTAGGCGATATTTTAAACGACTACTAA
- a CDS encoding HdeD family acid-resistance protein, which yields MEQRQHHGMDWGSLVLGILFVLTALISFQNPAGNLIAIVMVFAIFAIIKGIFEIFVRNRMKELLGYKAYAPIILGIIDILIGVYLLFNLNIGVAVLPFVFAIWFLFDSIFGLFTLDFAKRVSTGYFWFTLIVDVLGIILGVMLLFNPLSSALTLSFLVGFYFMMFGISNIVYAFR from the coding sequence ATGGAACAACGACAACATCATGGAATGGACTGGGGTTCATTAGTATTAGGAATTCTATTTGTTCTGACTGCATTAATTTCTTTCCAAAATCCTGCCGGTAATTTAATTGCCATTGTGATGGTTTTTGCGATTTTTGCTATTATTAAAGGGATTTTCGAAATTTTTGTACGTAATCGTATGAAAGAATTGCTAGGCTACAAAGCTTATGCACCAATCATCTTAGGGATTATTGATATCCTAATTGGTGTTTACTTATTGTTTAACTTAAATATTGGTGTCGCTGTGTTACCATTTGTTTTTGCAATTTGGTTTTTATTCGACTCAATTTTCGGCTTATTTACTTTAGATTTTGCTAAACGAGTAAGCACAGGTTACTTCTGGTTCACATTAATTGTTGATGTTTTAGGGATTATCTTAGGTGTAATGTTATTATTTAATCCATTGTCTTCAGCATTAACTTTAAGCTTCTTAGTTGGCTTTTACTTTATGATGTTTGGTATTAGCAATATTGTATATGCTTTTAGATAA
- a CDS encoding MalY/PatB family protein, producing MKSVSFDKAIDRRGTYCTQWDFVEDRFGEADLLPFTISDTDFAVPEAVLATLQERLNHPVFGYTRWNHPQLKEAIQTWYQTRFQTKIEEHWIMYTQTVIYGISALIQLLTNEGEGIILQTPAYDAFFKVIQENKRQVVANELLYQEKRYSIDFIDLEKKLAQPENRCLLLCSPHNPTGRVWEQWELERIVSLCQQYDVFLLSDEIHMDIVNKGHVHRPITQFDYKKSAIITSGTKTFNFPGLIFAYALIPDNELRDAFQLKLKNADGLSSTSILGMLATMTAYQKCGTWVDELNDYLAENQRYVKDFLQTYLPKIKVTELEATYLMWLDVSAAVPDVARLQEALVSVGKVAIMDGSIYGGNGQRFLRLNIGCSQTKLHEGLERMRQGFEAVLQKDGTASALGNN from the coding sequence GTGAAGAGTGTGTCGTTTGATAAAGCAATTGATCGACGAGGAACGTATTGTACACAGTGGGATTTTGTAGAAGACCGATTTGGGGAAGCGGACTTGCTTCCCTTCACTATTTCCGATACGGATTTTGCTGTGCCAGAGGCAGTTCTGGCAACATTACAAGAGCGTTTGAACCATCCAGTATTTGGCTATACGAGGTGGAACCATCCGCAATTAAAAGAAGCAATTCAAACGTGGTACCAGACAAGATTCCAGACGAAGATTGAAGAACACTGGATTATGTATACCCAGACCGTTATCTATGGTATTTCTGCTTTGATTCAATTATTGACTAACGAAGGGGAGGGCATTATTTTACAAACACCTGCCTATGATGCATTTTTTAAAGTTATTCAGGAAAATAAGCGGCAAGTAGTGGCGAATGAACTGCTTTATCAAGAGAAGCGCTACAGCATTGATTTTATTGATTTAGAAAAAAAACTAGCGCAACCAGAAAATCGCTGTTTGCTTTTATGTTCCCCGCATAATCCAACAGGACGTGTTTGGGAGCAATGGGAATTAGAGCGAATAGTTTCATTGTGCCAACAGTATGATGTGTTTTTACTTTCTGATGAAATTCATATGGATATCGTTAATAAAGGCCATGTTCATCGACCAATTACGCAATTTGATTATAAAAAATCTGCCATTATTACCAGTGGCACGAAAACCTTTAATTTTCCAGGGCTGATTTTTGCTTACGCCTTAATTCCAGATAACGAATTGCGTGACGCTTTTCAGCTCAAATTAAAAAACGCCGATGGTTTATCATCAACAAGTATTTTGGGAATGCTAGCAACCATGACGGCCTATCAAAAATGTGGTACTTGGGTTGACGAGTTGAATGATTATTTAGCGGAGAACCAACGTTACGTGAAAGATTTTTTACAGACATATTTGCCAAAAATTAAAGTGACGGAGCTGGAGGCAACTTACTTAATGTGGTTGGATGTATCAGCGGCAGTTCCAGATGTGGCCCGCTTACAAGAGGCTTTAGTTTCTGTGGGGAAAGTCGCCATTATGGACGGCTCGATTTATGGCGGTAATGGACAACGATTTTTACGGTTAAATATTGGCTGTTCGCAAACAAAACTACACGAAGGACTTGAAAGGATGCGTCAAGGTTTTGAAGCTGTTTTACAAAAGGATGGCACAGCATCAGCGCTTGGGAATAATTGA
- a CDS encoding mannose/fructose/sorbose PTS transporter subunit IIA, which produces MVGIILASHGEFAEGILQSGAMIFGEQENVKAVTLMPSEGPDDVKAKMQEAIASFDNQDEVLFLVDLWGGTPFNQANSLLEDHKDKWAIVAGMNLPMVIEAYASRFSMESAQEIATHILETAKDGVKVKPEELQPAEAPKAAATEDAQPKGSLPPGTVVGDGKIKFVLARIDSRLLHGQVATAWTKATQPNRIIVVSDAVAKDDLRKKLIEQAAPPGVKANVIPISKMIEVAKDPRFGNTKALLLFENPEDVLKVVEGGVEIPEVNVGSMAHSVGKVVVSKVLSMGQEDVDTFDELKAKGIKFDVRKVPNDSKANMDEILKKAKNELANA; this is translated from the coding sequence ATGGTAGGAATTATCCTAGCAAGTCACGGTGAATTTGCTGAAGGGATCTTGCAATCTGGTGCAATGATCTTTGGCGAACAAGAAAATGTAAAAGCAGTTACGTTAATGCCTAGCGAAGGTCCCGATGATGTAAAAGCAAAAATGCAAGAAGCCATTGCATCGTTTGACAATCAAGACGAAGTACTATTTTTAGTTGACCTATGGGGAGGAACACCATTTAACCAAGCGAACTCATTGTTAGAAGATCATAAAGACAAATGGGCAATCGTTGCAGGTATGAATTTACCAATGGTTATTGAAGCATATGCTTCTCGTTTCTCTATGGAATCAGCACAAGAAATTGCGACACACATTCTTGAAACAGCAAAAGATGGTGTCAAAGTTAAACCAGAAGAGTTACAACCAGCAGAAGCACCAAAAGCTGCTGCGACAGAAGATGCACAGCCAAAAGGTTCGTTACCACCAGGTACAGTTGTTGGCGATGGCAAAATTAAATTTGTGCTAGCACGTATTGATTCACGTTTGTTACATGGTCAAGTAGCAACAGCTTGGACAAAAGCAACACAACCAAACAGAATTATTGTTGTTTCTGATGCCGTTGCAAAAGATGACTTACGTAAGAAATTAATCGAACAAGCAGCTCCTCCAGGAGTAAAAGCCAATGTTATTCCAATCAGTAAAATGATTGAAGTAGCGAAAGATCCACGTTTTGGCAATACAAAAGCATTATTATTATTTGAAAATCCTGAAGACGTCTTAAAAGTGGTTGAAGGCGGCGTAGAAATCCCAGAAGTAAACGTTGGTTCAATGGCTCACTCTGTTGGAAAAGTCGTTGTAAGCAAAGTATTATCAATGGGTCAAGAAGACGTTGATACGTTTGATGAATTAAAAGCCAAAGGCATCAAATTTGATGTGCGTAAAGTGCCAAATGATTCAAAAGCGAATATGGACGAAATTTTGAAAAAAGCAAAAAATGAGTTAGCAAACGCGTAA
- a CDS encoding RidA family protein: MKTIKTKQAPQAIGPYSQAKIVNGLLITSGQIPLDPETGKVVGTTIKEQTNQVLKNIQGILTEAGSDFAHVVKTTCYLQNMADFTAFNEVYAEYFSAEYPARTTIEISKLPMDVLVEIEIIAEVVA, encoded by the coding sequence ATGAAAACAATTAAAACAAAGCAAGCACCACAAGCAATTGGGCCATATTCACAAGCAAAAATTGTGAATGGTTTATTGATTACTTCTGGTCAGATTCCACTGGATCCTGAAACAGGCAAGGTGGTTGGTACAACGATTAAAGAACAAACCAATCAAGTACTGAAAAATATTCAAGGGATTTTAACAGAAGCTGGTAGTGATTTTGCTCATGTAGTCAAAACGACATGCTATTTACAAAATATGGCAGATTTCACGGCATTCAATGAAGTCTATGCTGAGTATTTTAGTGCGGAATATCCTGCACGCACAACGATTGAAATCTCTAAATTACCGATGGATGTGTTGGTGGAGATTGAGATTATCGCAGAAGTAGTGGCGTAA